The following proteins are encoded in a genomic region of Molothrus aeneus isolate 106 chromosome 14, BPBGC_Maene_1.0, whole genome shotgun sequence:
- the RBM41 gene encoding RNA-binding protein 41 — protein sequence MRRVNSSLSSDELLLEDLETEGERQLKSLLHHQLDTSVSIEQCKSKRRCFAPAAFYKPFGEEAAGALSLSQFQALQESDKETSSLRELGLSDSEILLWKNQDSARKGSGLGAAPEATQRRLDAIREKLEERRRILALPQRFAGSKQLSRREMEIEQALFQGTDRHSFLRALYHQDDTQKRGTDEKDPMVHLESVYQELLSKKCPEKVQSAASDPCSSPTPEGSRTEESSLPDQEEQAEQAASPSVSAAEPQQSPPRPVVIKEPVEFVPEEEILRNRLSEEELRKIPRFSSYHPGEPSRVLYLKNLGPRVTVRDLVSLFARFQREDSPLIQFRLLSGRMRDQAFITFPDTESAQRALQLLNGYKLQGKPLVIAFGKSRKHLPEADSATPSSSAAENLPAT from the exons ATGCGCCG GGTGAACAGCAGCCTGTCCAGCGATGAGCTCCTCCTGGAGGACCTGGAGACAGAAGGGGAGAGGCAGCTGAAGAGCCTCCTCCACCACCAGCTGGACACCAGTGTCTCCATCGAGCA GTGCAAGTCCAAGCGGAGATGCTTTGCCCCTGCAGCTTTTTACAAACCCTTTGGGGAAGAGGCTGCGGGGGCTTTGAGCCTGTCACAGttccaggccctgcaggagaGTGACAAGGAAACTTCCTCTCTCCGGGAGCTGGGGCTCTCTGACTCGGAGATCCTGCTCTGGAAGAACCAGGATTCAGCAAGGAAG ggctcggggctgggggcagccccCGAGGCCACGCAGAGGCGGCTGGATGCCATCCGGGAGAAGCTGGAGGAGCGGCGCCGCATCCTGGCGCTGCCGCAGCGCTTCGCGGGCAGCAAGCAGCTGAGCCGGCGGGAGATGGAGATCGAGCAGGCCCTGTTCCAGGGCACCGACCGCCACTCCTTCCTCAGGGCCCTCTACCACCAAG ATGACACTCAGAAGAGGGGAACAGATGAAAAGGACCCCATGGTTCATCTGGAGAGTGTTTACCAAGAGCTGCTGAGCAAGAAGTGCCCTGAAAAAGTCCAGTCTGCTGCAAGTGACCCCTGCTCGTCCCCCACCCCAGAGGGGTCTAGGACTGAGGAGTCATCACTTCCAGACCAGGAGGagcaagcagagcaggcagcaagtCCCagtgtgtctgcagcagagccccagcagtcCCCTCCAAGGCCTGTGGTTATCAAAGAGCCAGTTGAGTTTGTCCCAGAAGAGGAGATCCTCAGGAACCGCCTCTCAGAGGAAGAACTCCGGAAAATCCCCAGGTTCTCATCCTACCATCCAGGGGAGCCCAGCAGG GTGCTGTATTTGAAGAACCTGGGCCCCCGAGTGACAGTGAGGGACCTGGTGTCCCTGTTTGCCCGGTTCCAGAGGGAGGACAGCCCCCTGATCCAGTTCCGCCTCTTGAGCGGCCGCATGAGGGATCAGGCCTTCATCACCTTCCCTG ACACAGAGTCAGCCCagagagccctgcagctgctgaacgGGTACAAGCTGCAGGGGAAGCCCCTggtcatcgcctttgggaaaagcaggaagcaCTTGCCAGAGGCTGACTctgccacccccagctcctctgctgcagagaacCTTCCTGCCACGTGA
- the LOC136562550 gene encoding nuclear pore glycoprotein p62-like, with product MSQFSFGAPAPGGAFGLGAPRAAAAATTASSGFSFSAPAPASASTGFSFGSAAPAAGGSQPAGLFSFSRPGTAAQPSGFSFGSASAAPAAPAAAAFPLGANTPKVTFGASTATPAPAVTGGFSFGAPAATSTPSSQAAAPSGFAFGSAANSSSSSTAPSGTPGGFTFSSGTTSQAGTAGFSIGTAAAPATSAGLSFGTAPVAAASTSTATLAAATPTAAPFSLGGQPTGLTFGAQPSTAATSTSTATLTTSTSQAPTLSFGTKLGVTSTAASTASTTSTTSMLGSTGPSLFASVATSSAPASSSTTGLSLGATSTGSTGTGSLGTLGFGLKVPGTTAATTSTATGTTSASGFPLNLKPLTTTGAIGAVTSTAATTTTTTASAPPVMTYAQLESLINKWSLELEDQEKHFLHQATQVNAWDRMLIENGEKITSLHREVEKVKVDQKRLDQELDFILSQQKELEDLLTPLEESVKEQSGTIYLQHADEERERTYKLAENIDAQLKRMAQDLKDIIDHLNTSGGPADTSDPLQQICKILNAHMDSLQWIDQNSAVLQRKVEEVTKVCESRRKEQERSFRITFD from the exons ATGAGCCAGTTCAGCTTCGGAGCGCCTGCGCCCGGCGGCGCCTTCGGCCTGGGCGCGCcccgagccgccgccgccgccaccacGGCCAGCAGCGGCTTCTCCTTCTCCGCGCCGGCGCCCGCCTCCGCCTCCACCGGCTTCAGCTTCGGCAGCGCGGCgccggcggcgggcggcagcCAGCCCGCCGGGCTCTTCTCCTTCAGCAGGCCGGGCACGGCCGCGCAGCCCTCCGGCTTCAGCTTCGGCTCGGCCAGcgcggcccccgccgccccggcaGCCGCCGCCTTCCCGCTGGG GGCAAACACCCCAAAAGTGACCTTtggagccagcactgccactccagctcctgcagtcacGGGGGGCTTTTCCTTTGGTGCCCCTGCGGCAACCAGCACCCCCTCGAGTCAGGCAGCAGCCCCGTCTGGCTTTGCCTTTGGCtctgctgccaacagcagcagcagcagcacagctccctctgggacaccaggaGGCTTCACCTTCTCCAGTGGCACCACGAGCCAGGCGGGCACGGCCGGGTTCAGCATCGGCACCGCGGCCGCGCCGGCCACGTCggcagggctgagctttggCACGGCCCcggtggctgctgccagcaccagcacgGCCACCCTGGCAGCTGCCACCCCAACAGCAGCGCCCTTCAGCCTCGGGGGGCAGCCCACAG GTCTGACCTTTGGGGCTCAGCCTTCAACAGCAGCCACCAGTACAAGCACAGCAACACTGACCACAAGCACCAGCCAGGCACCCACCCTGAGCTTTGGAACCAAGCTGGGAG TCAcatccacagctgccagcacggcctccaccaccagcaccacctcAATGCTGGGCTCCACGGGGCCCTCCTTGTTTGCATCTGTGGCAACTTCTtcagccccagcctcctccagcaccaCGGGCCTCTCAC TGGGTGCCACCTCCACTGGTTCCACTGGGACAGGCAGTCTGGGAACACTTGGCTTTGGATTAAAGGTTCCTGGaaccacagctgccaccacaAGCACTGCCACTG GGACAACCTCTGCTTCTGGCTTTCCCTTGAACCTGAAGCCATTGACTACCACTGGTGCCATTGGAGCTGTGACCTCCACAGCTGCCACAACCACAACCACCACAGCCAG TGCCCCCCCAGTGATGACTTATGCCCAGCTGGAGAGTTTGATCAACAAGTggagcctggagctggaggaCCAAGAGAAGCACTTCCTGCATCAGGCCACACAAGTCAATGCCTGGGACCGCATGCTGATCGAGAATGGGGAGAAG ATTACTTCACTACACAGAGAAGTAGAGAAGGTGAAGGTTGACCAGAAGAG ACTGGATCAGGAACTGGACTTCATTCTGTcccagcagaaggagctggaggactTGCTGACCCCTCTGGAGGAGTCTGTGAAGGAGCAGAGCGGGACCATCTACCTGCAGCACGCGGATGAGGAACGGGAGAGGAC ctACAAACTGGCTGAAAACATCGATGCTCAGCTGAAGCGCATGGCACAGGATCTGAAGGACATCATTGATCACTTGAACACATCAGGAGGCCCAGCAGACACGAGTGACCCT cTTCAGCAGATCTGTAAAATTTTGAATGCACACATGGATTCCCTGCAGTGGATTGACCAGAATTCAG ctgtgctgcagaggaaggtGGAAGAGGTGACCAAGGTTTGTGAGAGTCGCCGCAAGGAGCAGGAGCGCAGCTTTAGGATCACTTTTGATTGA
- the DNAAF6 gene encoding dynein axonemal assembly factor 6 — protein MDLDSVFSGSSLQSLAKLLRDAPEEDDDGDDDDVPRCSVAAMTPGSVGPVKKETTSTFQVKSENKKTIWNTEEVPEGSEFDDTWDPREKPEYEISFKQHVGTEDVFFGMTGKDPSTACCEDIVIKIKLPETKYSDIALDIQDKVLDLRTPKNKLLLHLPYPVNSKEGRARFLSEEEILEVTLRLSRKLDFINFSDG, from the exons ATGGATTTGGACAGCGTGTTCTCGGGCtcttctctgcagagcctcGCCAAACTGCTGCGTGATGCTCcagaggaggatgatgatggtgatgatgatgatgtg CCACGCTGTTCTGTTGCTGCCATGACTCCTGGGAGTGTTGGACCAGTCAAGAAGGAGACCACCA GTACTTTTCAAGTGAAatctgaaaacaagaaaaccattTGGAATACAGAGGAGGTCCCAGAAGGATCTGAATTTGATGATACATGGGACCCTAGAGAAAAGCCAGA GTATGAGATTTCCTTCAAGCAGCACGTGGGAACAGAGGATGTCTTCTTTGGGATGACTGGGAAAGATCCCTCCACTGCCTGCTGTGAAGATATAGTG ATTAAAATCAAGCTGCCAGAGACAAAGTACTCAGACATCGCATTAGACATCCAGGACAAGGTTCTTGACCTTCGAACTCCCAAAAA caagctgctgctgcacctcccCTACCCTGTGAACAGCAAGGAGGGCAGAGCTCGTTTTCTCTCTGAAGAGGAGATCTTGGAAGTCACCTTGAGACTATCAAGGAAGTTGGATTTCATCAATTTTTCTGATGGGTAG